In Caloramator sp. E03, the sequence ATATCAACCAAGGCTATACTTGGAATATATCATATACTAAAGGTGGATATAATATTAAGACCTGAAAGAAGTAAGAATGTCCAACGATGTCAATATATAAGAAAACAATGGTTTAAAAAGCCTGAATTTATGCAGCTCTCTCAAGGAAACCTTGTAATAATTCAAGGAGTAAAAGGTAAGAAAGGAAAGGATAACAGCGAAATAATTCAAGTTCTTAATATAATGAACCTAACAACAAAGAAGGATTTAATTCCTATGGATCATAACAAAATAAAAAAGATACAACAAAAACAAATTATTAAATAATTGCCCGCAAAATCTGCGGGCTTTTTATCTACTATACCAATAAAAACTATTAATTAAAGATATTATTCCTGAAAAAGCTAATACAATTATCCATTGTATTATGTTTAAGGCTTTTGTAGTAAATATTCTTTGCAAAGATGTACTATAGACAACTAATACAAGCATAATCATAGATGATGCAACTGCCAGTACCAGATAAATGTTTTTAAATAGTCCAATTCTAAAAACAGAGTGTCTTTCTGATCTACATTCAAATACGTGAAAAAGCTGGGACATAACAAGTGTGCAAAGCGCCACAGTCCTTGATAATTCAATGTCTCCTTTAAAATAATATAAGCTCATTGAAAAGGAAGTTATTGTACAAAACCCTATAAGTACCCCTCTTATAAGTATTTTTTTCCATAAGCCTTCTGAAAAAATACTCTCATTTTTGCTTCTTGGTCTTCTTTCCATAACATCCTGTTCTCCTGCCTCAAGGCTAAGTGCCATTGCTGGAAGGCCATCTGTAGCAAGGTTTACAAGAAGTATCTGAATAGGAAGTAGTGGAATAGGCAAATTAAGAATAGATGCAAGAAACATGGTAAGAACTTCTCCTATATTACAAGATAAAAGGTATCTTATAAACTTTCTTATATTGTCATATATTATTCTGCCTTCTTTAACTGCAGCTACAATAGTTGCAAAATTATCATCCATAAGTATCATAGATGATGCTTCCTTGGTAACATCTGTCCCTATTATACCCATTGATACTCCAATATCAGCTTCTTTAATAGCAGGGGCATCATTTACTCCGTCTCCAGTCATAGCAACACACATTCCAACTCTTTTATAAGCCTTTACTATTCTATATTTATGGGAAGGGTTTACCCTGGCAAAAACTCTTACTCTATTAATAATGCTATCAAGCTTTTTATCGTCCATAGAATCCAATTCATCACCAGTAAGTACAAGCCCATCTTTGTCTAATATTTTTAGCTGCGATGCTATGGCCTTTGCTGTTAACTTATGATCACCTGTAATCATAACTGGAGTTATTCCTGCAAGCCTACATTCTATTACTGCGTCAAAAACTTCTTTTCTCGGAGGGTCAATCATGCCAGCAAGCCCTGTAAATATTAAATTTTTTTCCGAAGTGTCGACGTTTTCTATTTTTTTATAGGCTGATGCAATTACCCTTAATGCCTCTTCAGCCATCTGATTATTATATTTATTTATACTTTTTCTAATTTCATCGGTTAATTCCTTAACCTCTCCCCTTACCAAGATGCCTGTACATTTTGGAAGTATGCTCTCTAGTGCTCCTTTTGCAAACATATACTTTCCTTCACTACTCATACATATTACTGACATCATCTTCCTTTCAGAATCAAAAGGATTTTCTTTAATAACCTTATATTTTTTTAAAAGGTTTTCCTTTGTTATGCCTACTTTTAAACCCATTATAAGAAGTGCAATCTCTGTAGGATCTCCAGAATATTTTATTTCCCTATTACTAATAGTGATACTTGCATCACTACACAAACAACAGCACTCAACAAATCTTTTTATATCCCCATCCTTTTCTGCATTAATGCTTCCAAATACTATATTTCCACTACTATCATAGCCATCTCCAGTGACGCTGTATAGTCTATCAGCTACATATATTTTCTTAACTGTCATCTTGTTTTGAGTTAAAGTTCCGGTTTTATCAGAGCATATTACATTAGTACAACCCAATGTTTCAACAGCTGGAAGTTTTCTAACCAGTGCATTTCTTTTCATCATCCTTTGAACTCCAAGGGCTAATGAAACAGTTACAATTGCGGGAAGCCCCTCTGGTATTGCTGCAACTGCAAGGCTTACCCCTATAAGGAACATTTTATAAGCATCTTCTCCCCTAAAAATCCCTGTTATAGTTACAACAGCACATATAATCAAACATCCATAAACAAGTATTTCTCCAAGTTTATCAAGCTTCTGCTGAAGAGGAGTTTTTTCAGTTTCTATCTCCTGAAGCATATCTGCAATTTTTCCCATTTGAGTATCCATTCCTACAGCTATTATCTTTGCTTTTCCTTTACCATGGGTAACATTACAACCCATATATAAAAAATTCTCATTAGAAGGTTTTTTGCCACCTATTAAAGGCTTTTTCTCAACTGACACAGACTCTCCTGTTAAAATAGATTCATCGCTCCTAATATTACTACCTTCAATAATTATACAATCAGCTGGAACTCTGTCTCCTGCTTCAACTTCAATCAAGTCCCCAATAACAACTTCTCTTGCTTTTATTATACTTAACTTCCCATCCCTTATAACTTTAGCTGTTGGAGCTGCAAGTTCCTTTAATGACTCAAGAGAACGCTCTGTTTTATATTCCTGTATAAATCCAAGAACTGCATCCATAATAACTATTATAAGTATTGTAATTGAATCAGCAACTTCACCCATAAAGCCAGAAATAGCTGTTGCAGCAAGAAGTACCCATACTATAAAATCGTTAAATTGAGATATAAATATTTTAATTGGAGAAATCCTTTTTCTTTTAACTATTTCATTATATCCATACCTTGACAATCTTTTTTTTGCTTCTCTCGTTGATAGGCCTGAATTATTATGTAAATTTTCATTAAATTTTAAATTTATTTTTTCCAAAAGCACCATCTCCTTTTTTAACCTATAACTATTTATATTTCAAAAATATATTTAGTATCACTTTTTATTTATATTAATTCCAAAATATAGATTATAATGACTTTTTGTAATATTTGTTTTTTAAGCTATAATATTTACTTTTTCAAGGCTTATATATATAATCTTTTATATACTTACGGAGGTGATTTTATGCAAGACATTATTTATATAACTGGTCATAAAAACCCTGATTCAGATTCAGTATGTTCAGCAATTGCTTATGCTGAATTAAAAAGAAAGCTTGGATTTAATGCTACTGCTGCTGTACTTGGTGAATTAAACAGGGAAACTGAATTTATATTAGATTACTTTAAAGTACCAAAGCCCATATTATTAAAAACAGTAAAGACTCAGGTATGTGATTTGAATGTTGATAATCCAATACCTGTATCCCCTGATGTATCAATTAAAACTGCCTGGATGTTAATGAAGAAAAATAATATTAAAACTCTGTCAGTAGTTGATGATAACGGAAGATTAATAGGTATTGTTACATTATCCGATATTACAAACAAATACATGGATATCCTTGAAAATAACATAATATCAACAAGTAAAACACCTCTTAGAAATATTATTGAGACTTTAAATGCGAAACTAATAACAGGAAGCAGTGAAGACTTTAAAACAAGCGGCAAAGTAGTCGTTGCTGCCATGGCTCCAGAGCAGATGAAACCTTTTATTGATGTTGGGGATATAGTCATATCTGGCAACAGGAAGGACAGCCAAAAAGCAGCATTAGAATACGGTGCAAACTGTATAATAGTAACAGGAGATTCTAAAGTTGATGATGAAGTAGTAGAAATAGCCAAAAAGAAAAAATGTATTATTATGACAACACCAAACGATACATTTGCAACTGCAAGGCTTATAAATCAGAGTATACCTGTAAAATATATTATGACAACAGAAAATATAATTAGTTTTGAAACTGATGACTTTGTAGATGAAATAAAAGAAAAAATGCTTCAAACAAGGTATAGAAGCTACCCTGTAGTTGATGAAAATAATAAGATAATAGGATTTGTTTCAAGATATCATCTAATTTCACAAAACAAAAAGAAAGTAATACTTGTAGATCATAACGAAAAATCACAATCGGTTAATGGAATAGATGAGGCTGATGTTCTAGAAATAATAGACCATCATAGAGTTGGGGACGTACAGACAGGAAAACCAATATATTTCAGAAATGAACCTGTTGGTAGCACAGCAACAATAGTTGCAAATATATATTTTGAGAATGGAATAAGGCCTTCTAAAAGTATTGCCGGTCTTTTATGTGCCGCTATAATATCTGACACATTAAATTTTAAATCACCAACCTGTACCTTTGTAGATAAGCATACTGCTGAAAGACTTGCCGAAATATGCAATATTAACATTGATGAATTTGCAATGAAAATGTTTAAGGCTGGAACATCTCTTCATGGGAAACTTCCAGAAGAAATTTTCAATCAGGATTTTAAAGAATTTAACTTTGGGAAATATAAAATAGGAATAAGCCAAGTTAATACCATGGACACAGAAAACATTGCAGACATCAAAAATTCACTAATTGAATATATGGATAAATTATGTAAAGATAAAAACTATAATTTAGTAATAATGATATTAACAGATATAATAAAAGAAGGTTCTGAACTTTTATTTGTTGGTGAAAATAAAGAATTGATATCAAAGGCCTTTAATATCCAAATAAGCGGCAACAGTGTCTATCTTCCAAATATAGTTTCAAGAAAAAAACAAGTCGTACCGCCTCTTTCTAATGCAGCAATTGAATAATAAAACAAAAATGCGCTTGCTTACATATTTGCAAAGCGCATTTTCTAATTCATAACTAAATTTCTACTATCACTATCCATAAAATCTCCCCAAAAAAAATTAAAAAATTATAAGTTTGACACTTTTACTGAAACTGGCTGTTCAAAAATCCCTCGTTTTACTTCAGTTGCAGTTATATGGCTTGCCTTTAACCTTTCTGTAAGATAATTACATGCATCCCAAGGATTAATTTTATCTCCACAAGTAAATACATCAACAGCGGCATAACCAAGCTCTGGCCAGGTGTGTATTGTAAGGTGTGACTCTGAAATAACTACAACACCACTTACACCCATTGGACTAAACTTATGAAAAGCAACCTCTCTAATCTCTGCTCCTGATGAAAGCGCTGAATCGACCATAATTTTTTCAATTAGTTCTCTATCATTTAGTATTTCTGAATCACATCCATAAATTTCTGCAAGAATATGACGACCCAATGCGTTCATTCTAATTCTCAACCTCCCTTAAAAAACATTAATATAGATTTAACACATCAAATAAATTGTATCAAATTTGCTCAAAATGTCAAGTAAATTTATTAAAATCCATAAAAAAATTAAATTAGAAATAAAACTTATCATTTTTTCTTAGAATATCTTCATCTTTTATATCAATATTATACTCATTTTAATTTATTATATGCCAGCATTCATAAATTAGCCTTAATTTTTATAACAAAATTTATACCTTTAGGTAAAATTCCTAAAGGTATAAATTTCTATTATTCAACATCTTTTAACGATAAACTTACTCTTTTTGAAGCAGTATCAATATTAATTATTTTAGCTTTTACAATCTGTCCTATTTTAACTACTTCTTGAGGCTTGTTTATTCTCTTTTCTGAAAGTTTTGATATGTGTATCAAGCCATCAACCCCTGGAATTATTTCTGCAAATGCTCCGAATTCAGCAAATCTTAATACTTTTACATCAACTATATCATCAACCTTGTACTTTTCAATAAATTCCTCCCATGGCTCTTTACCAGCTCTTTTGATACTTCCTGTAATCTTCTTATCCTCTCTATTTACTTTAATTACAATAAATTCAACAATATCTTTTTCATTTAACACTTCCTTTGGAGTTTTAATTCTCTTCCATGAAATTTCTGAAATTGGTATGAAAACATCTACATCTCCAACGCTAACAAAGACACCAGATTCAATCATAGACTTTACTGTACCCTTTAATGCTTGTCCTTCTTTTATATTTTCAAAAAATTCTTTTACTCTCTTGTCTTTCTCCTGCTTTATTATATCCTTTCTTGATACAACAATCTCAACATCATTCTTTTTCTCTTTTATATCAATTATCTTAACTTTAAGCTTCTTTCCAAGGTATTCCTTAATATCCTCATCCTTTGATAATCCGACCTGTGAAACTGGCATAAAGGCTTTAACATCTCCATACTGACACTCAAGGCCGCCCTTGTTTTCCTTAGTTACTATAACATCAATATAATCTTCTTTTTCCTTATATTCATAAAGCTTATTTATAAACTCATCTTTTTCTAGAGCTTTCCTGCTTACTAATACATTTCCTTCTCCATCATTTAGCTTAATTACTTGTAAATCATAAACATCTCCAACTTTAAATTTCTCTTTGAGGTTAACAGGAAAGTTTGATGCTTCTTCAATTGGAAGTATTGCATCGGATTTATAACCAATATCAAAGAATACTTCCTTATCATTTACAAGAAGCACTGTTCCTTTAACTATACTATCTTCATAAACTTCGTTATATCCTATAAAATATGCATCCATTTCAGAATTTTCATTTGCAATTATATTTTCCTTTTCCACTGTTTTATTCTCCTTTTTAACTTTAATATTTTGCTCGTTATTTATTTTGCTTATACTATTTAATTTATCTACGACTTCTTTTATTACATAATCTGGAGTTGAAGCTCCTGCCGTTATCCCTATGCTGCTTGCATTCTTTATAGAGTTAAAATCTATTTCATCTACACTTTCAACAAATAACGTCAAAGGACAGTTCTCACTGCATATTTCATATAGTTTCCTTGTATTTGAGCTTTCCTTTCCACCGACTACAATCATTACATCAACTTTTTTTGAAAGTTCTTTTGCTTCCGTCTGCCTTATTTGTGTAGCATTACATATAGTATTGAAAATCAGCATCTCCTTTGAAATGCCAATAAGATTGCATATTATGTTTCGCCACTTTTCTTCATTGAAAGTCGTTTGAGCTACAATACATACTTTTTCTATATTCTTCGGAAGGTTATTAACATCTTCTACAGTATTTATAATAATTGCACTGTTATCACACCAGCCATTAACTCCTTTTATTTCAGGATGCTCTCTATCTCCTATTATAATAATTTTATATCCTAAACTATATTTTTCTTGAACAATCTTATGTATATTCTTAACGTAAGGGCAAGTAGCATCAACTATAATTGCATTTTTGGCTATAAGGCTATCATAATCTTGCTTTGAGATACCGTGCGATCTTATTATAATCTTTTGTGAATCTTCGATTTTTGAAATATCCTCAATTAAGTCTATCCCTTTTGATTTTAAATCCTCAATTACCTGCCTGTTATGTATAATAGGCCCTAATGTAGCAGCTTTTTCTCCTTTTTCAGCTACTTCCTGTGCTTTTTGAACAGCATTTTGAACGCCAAAACAAAAACCAGCACTTTTAGCAATGAATATTTGCATATTAATCCCCCTTAAAACTATCTAATCTATTACTATCCGTAAAATCTAACTTATTAATTTAGTTTTACGTTAGTATCTCATATTTATAATTGATGAAAAATTGGTTTCATTTTTTCAAAAGTACAAAATTCTTTAAAACCTATTTTTTTCAATTCATCTTTCACAATCTGAATATTGTGTCCAATATCTTCATCTTTATGAGCATCTGATCCAATCGTAATAATTCTTCCTCCTAAATCTTTATATAACTTTAAAATATATTTAGAAGGTGTTAAATCAGCTAATTTATATCTGAAACTTGATGTATTTACTTCAATACCCTTTTCATGTTCAATTACATGTTTCAATATCTCAATTATTAATTCTTTTACGTTTTCATCAGGGTACTCTCCAAATTTATCATATCTTTTTATCATATCCAAATGCCCCAATACACTATATTCATCATATTTCTTTATTACTTTTAATATTTCTTCATAATATCTTTCATTATATTCTTGTTGAGTTTTTCCTTCTTGGAATTCATAAGTCCAAAATTCTTTATTGTCTACTTGATGGCAAGAAAGAATAACAAAATCAAAGTTATATTTATCAAAATCTTCTTTGAATTTTTCAATAGTATCCACTTGTATACCAAATTCTATTCCAAGTTTAATATTTATTTCATTCTTATATTTTTCTTTACATCTTTGAAATTCTTTAATATAAGCTTCATAATTACAATTTAAATCTGTTTTAACTCCATAATCAACATGCTCAGTAAAACAAATTTCATCAATTCCAAGTGATATTGCTTTTTTAATTTCATCCTCCATTTCACAGGTAGAATCATCACTGAAATTGCTATGCACATGATAATCTGCAAACATTGTGTTATCCTCCTTAATCCTTGAGTTCATACAGTTTTTGTATAACCATTTGGCTTAATTCAAAGTAATCATCGTTTGTCATTTTTTCCTTTTTATATTTTGTAAAATCAATAGGTTGTCCATATTTTATCTTTATCTTCGAAAATAACCTATAATTTCCTGTAATGAGAGTTGGTATTACTACCTTACCTGATTTTATTGCAAACATTGCAACCCCAGGGTTTGCCTTCCCAAATTCACCTGTCTTTACTCTTGTCCCCTCTGGGAAAAGCCCTATAATCTTTTTTTCTTTTAAAAGCTTTAATGTTAGCTTAATAGCATTCAAATCTGCTTCTCCTCTTCTAACTGGATAAGCTCCTAAAGCTGTTAAAAACCTCCTTAAAAATGCATTTTTAAACAACTCTGCCTTAGCCATATACCTAATTTGTTTTGGACATGTTATTCCAACTACAATAGGATCAAACAATGAAAAATGATTAGGACATATTAATGCTCCATCATCCATTGGTATATTCCCTACACCTTCAACTTCTATTCTATAAATCGCATTAAATATTATCCAAGCTATATTTTTAATAAAATTATAGAACATAATCTCACTCCCGTTTGTTTACGATTGAAAGTATTTCATCAACAACTTCGTCTATAGATTTTGATGTTGTATCTACTTCAATTGCATCATCAGCTTTCCTTAAAGGATTAACTTTTCTTGTAGAATCGATTCTGTCTCTATTTTCTATATCCTTACATACATCTTCAAAGGTCACGTTACTTCCCTTTTCTATCATTTCCTTATATCTTCTTTTAGCTCTTTCTTCTACTGAAGCTGTAAGAAAAATTTTATAATTAGCGTCTTTAAGTACATTAGTTCCAATATCTCTTCCGTCCATAATAACACTTTTTTTTGCTGCCATATTTTTTTGAATTTCAACAAGCCTCTGCCTAACATAAGATTTTGCTGCAACATCCGAAACTTTGCTGCTAACTTCAATAGTTCTAATATCCTTTGAAACATCTTCTCCATCAAGATATATTCTTCCATTTATAAAATCAATTTCCGTTTCTTTTAACATACATTCTATTGCATCATCATCATTTAAAGATATACCTTTCCTAATTATTTTTAGTGTTACAGCCCTGTACATAGCACCAGTATCTATATATTCTATATTTAGTTTTTCAGCTATAATTTTTGAGATAGTACTTTTTCCAGCACCAGCCGGTCCATCTATTGCTATTATCAAATTTCTCATAACATCCTCCATCAAAAAATCACAATATTATATATTCAATACTATTTTAAAAATTCCTTCAACGTAAATTAATAATTCTATAAATCAATTCTTAAATAC encodes:
- a CDS encoding calcium-translocating P-type ATPase, SERCA-type — encoded protein: MVLLEKINLKFNENLHNNSGLSTREAKKRLSRYGYNEIVKRKRISPIKIFISQFNDFIVWVLLAATAISGFMGEVADSITILIIVIMDAVLGFIQEYKTERSLESLKELAAPTAKVIRDGKLSIIKAREVVIGDLIEVEAGDRVPADCIIIEGSNIRSDESILTGESVSVEKKPLIGGKKPSNENFLYMGCNVTHGKGKAKIIAVGMDTQMGKIADMLQEIETEKTPLQQKLDKLGEILVYGCLIICAVVTITGIFRGEDAYKMFLIGVSLAVAAIPEGLPAIVTVSLALGVQRMMKRNALVRKLPAVETLGCTNVICSDKTGTLTQNKMTVKKIYVADRLYSVTGDGYDSSGNIVFGSINAEKDGDIKRFVECCCLCSDASITISNREIKYSGDPTEIALLIMGLKVGITKENLLKKYKVIKENPFDSERKMMSVICMSSEGKYMFAKGALESILPKCTGILVRGEVKELTDEIRKSINKYNNQMAEEALRVIASAYKKIENVDTSEKNLIFTGLAGMIDPPRKEVFDAVIECRLAGITPVMITGDHKLTAKAIASQLKILDKDGLVLTGDELDSMDDKKLDSIINRVRVFARVNPSHKYRIVKAYKRVGMCVAMTGDGVNDAPAIKEADIGVSMGIIGTDVTKEASSMILMDDNFATIVAAVKEGRIIYDNIRKFIRYLLSCNIGEVLTMFLASILNLPIPLLPIQILLVNLATDGLPAMALSLEAGEQDVMERRPRSKNESIFSEGLWKKILIRGVLIGFCTITSFSMSLYYFKGDIELSRTVALCTLVMSQLFHVFECRSERHSVFRIGLFKNIYLVLAVASSMIMLVLVVYSTSLQRIFTTKALNIIQWIIVLAFSGIISLINSFYWYSR
- the speD gene encoding adenosylmethionine decarboxylase encodes the protein MNALGRHILAEIYGCDSEILNDRELIEKIMVDSALSSGAEIREVAFHKFSPMGVSGVVVISESHLTIHTWPELGYAAVDVFTCGDKINPWDACNYLTERLKASHITATEVKRGIFEQPVSVKVSNL
- the cmk gene encoding (d)CMP kinase — encoded protein: MRNLIIAIDGPAGAGKSTISKIIAEKLNIEYIDTGAMYRAVTLKIIRKGISLNDDDAIECMLKETEIDFINGRIYLDGEDVSKDIRTIEVSSKVSDVAAKSYVRQRLVEIQKNMAAKKSVIMDGRDIGTNVLKDANYKIFLTASVEERAKRRYKEMIEKGSNVTFEDVCKDIENRDRIDSTRKVNPLRKADDAIEVDTTSKSIDEVVDEILSIVNKRE
- a CDS encoding histidinol-phosphatase HisJ family protein, with product MFADYHVHSNFSDDSTCEMEDEIKKAISLGIDEICFTEHVDYGVKTDLNCNYEAYIKEFQRCKEKYKNEINIKLGIEFGIQVDTIEKFKEDFDKYNFDFVILSCHQVDNKEFWTYEFQEGKTQQEYNERYYEEILKVIKKYDEYSVLGHLDMIKRYDKFGEYPDENVKELIIEILKHVIEHEKGIEVNTSSFRYKLADLTPSKYILKLYKDLGGRIITIGSDAHKDEDIGHNIQIVKDELKKIGFKEFCTFEKMKPIFHQL
- a CDS encoding putative manganese-dependent inorganic diphosphatase, with protein sequence MQDIIYITGHKNPDSDSVCSAIAYAELKRKLGFNATAAVLGELNRETEFILDYFKVPKPILLKTVKTQVCDLNVDNPIPVSPDVSIKTAWMLMKKNNIKTLSVVDDNGRLIGIVTLSDITNKYMDILENNIISTSKTPLRNIIETLNAKLITGSSEDFKTSGKVVVAAMAPEQMKPFIDVGDIVISGNRKDSQKAALEYGANCIIVTGDSKVDDEVVEIAKKKKCIIMTTPNDTFATARLINQSIPVKYIMTTENIISFETDDFVDEIKEKMLQTRYRSYPVVDENNKIIGFVSRYHLISQNKKKVILVDHNEKSQSVNGIDEADVLEIIDHHRVGDVQTGKPIYFRNEPVGSTATIVANIYFENGIRPSKSIAGLLCAAIISDTLNFKSPTCTFVDKHTAERLAEICNINIDEFAMKMFKAGTSLHGKLPEEIFNQDFKEFNFGKYKIGISQVNTMDTENIADIKNSLIEYMDKLCKDKNYNLVIMILTDIIKEGSELLFVGENKELISKAFNIQISGNSVYLPNIVSRKKQVVPPLSNAAIE
- a CDS encoding lysophospholipid acyltransferase family protein gives rise to the protein MFYNFIKNIAWIIFNAIYRIEVEGVGNIPMDDGALICPNHFSLFDPIVVGITCPKQIRYMAKAELFKNAFLRRFLTALGAYPVRRGEADLNAIKLTLKLLKEKKIIGLFPEGTRVKTGEFGKANPGVAMFAIKSGKVVIPTLITGNYRLFSKIKIKYGQPIDFTKYKKEKMTNDDYFELSQMVIQKLYELKD
- a CDS encoding bifunctional 4-hydroxy-3-methylbut-2-enyl diphosphate reductase/30S ribosomal protein S1, with protein sequence MQIFIAKSAGFCFGVQNAVQKAQEVAEKGEKAATLGPIIHNRQVIEDLKSKGIDLIEDISKIEDSQKIIIRSHGISKQDYDSLIAKNAIIVDATCPYVKNIHKIVQEKYSLGYKIIIIGDREHPEIKGVNGWCDNSAIIINTVEDVNNLPKNIEKVCIVAQTTFNEEKWRNIICNLIGISKEMLIFNTICNATQIRQTEAKELSKKVDVMIVVGGKESSNTRKLYEICSENCPLTLFVESVDEIDFNSIKNASSIGITAGASTPDYVIKEVVDKLNSISKINNEQNIKVKKENKTVEKENIIANENSEMDAYFIGYNEVYEDSIVKGTVLLVNDKEVFFDIGYKSDAILPIEEASNFPVNLKEKFKVGDVYDLQVIKLNDGEGNVLVSRKALEKDEFINKLYEYKEKEDYIDVIVTKENKGGLECQYGDVKAFMPVSQVGLSKDEDIKEYLGKKLKVKIIDIKEKKNDVEIVVSRKDIIKQEKDKRVKEFFENIKEGQALKGTVKSMIESGVFVSVGDVDVFIPISEISWKRIKTPKEVLNEKDIVEFIVIKVNREDKKITGSIKRAGKEPWEEFIEKYKVDDIVDVKVLRFAEFGAFAEIIPGVDGLIHISKLSEKRINKPQEVVKIGQIVKAKIINIDTASKRVSLSLKDVE